Part of the Solanum pennellii chromosome 10, SPENNV200 genome is shown below.
ggataaaattttaattttcaaaagatctcaaataatgaaattcggcccaaatactagaagaaactagtatttgggaatttgggatatttgccaaataatgacaaattgtatggacaaacattatttatcaaattttttccgaaatattatttgggaaatctatggccaaacgggaTAAATActtcaaacaaacaaaaaaagtacctaaacttttcattgattttaaaatactaaatattagaaaaataaatcaacatttCTCATTGGCACTTCGTTCTTTTAATAGTTTGAAGTTTAAAAGCAGATAAAGCCTATTTGTAGCTAATTGCTCAACCAAACAACACCTTCAAATAATGTCTCCACCTAACCCATCGGTGGCCTCCTAAAGTTGGTATTAATTTTCACTTAGGCATCTAAACTaaactttgttcattttagacacctcatgtcaTGTCTtattgtgtcattttgacacttttaaCTGACATGACATAGTGAGTGTAATACACTCAATACCAGCCCGTGAAAGGGTCATtaaccatttttattttatttttttcattttctttctcatttctCAGCCACATCTCTCAAAACTTGAACTCCTTCCATGGAGAAACGTTTTGATGATGGTactgacaaaaaaaaaatgaatttcaacACGAAgagatttcacaaaaaaataaatttcaacccATTAGAAAAGCCAAGATTCATGTTGTCACAAAGAAAAAGGGCAgcaaaaaaacttgaaaaagaCTATGGGTGGGTGGGAGAGGGATGTACAAGACTATGAGGGTGTGGAAGGGGTTGGGTTAGGGTGGGCAAAGTTGTAGAAAACGTTGGGTGGGTTGGGAATAGTGAAGAAGACCATCTGGGTGGGTGAGGCGGAAAAGACGACCTTGGTGGGattggtttatttttcttttgaattttgtgtaAAAAACTTCACATGTCATTAAGTCATTGACTACTTCTTCATTCTACTGaaatatcatcttcttcattctactgaaatatcattatataaagAATATGTGTAATATATTCGtcaagtatttttatttaatttgccACTTTGACACATCATCAGACGAGTGTGTTAGACGTACCTTATATAGTTAACTGATTGTTTAAAAAGTGCTAAAATGACACAATTCAGTATAGCATGAGATGTCTAAAATGTACCAAGCTTAGTTCATgagtctaagtgaaaattggtGTCAACTTTAGAGAGCCACCGATGGATTAcgtcaaaaataatttcaagtgTTGTACTTGATCGAATACACCGTAATACCAAGTTGGTCAAAGATGTCTTGTTTAAACAATTCTAACCATAATTTTCATTGTAAAAATTATACctcattttaacatttaatgAATCTACTCAAAGAAATACCAGACCAGCAAGATTCTGTTCACTAGTTGAGTTGATGCTCTCAACTATTTCTGAACTTGTCAAAACgaaagaattaaaacttttgccAAGATAAAAATAGTACTTGAAAATTCATGACAATAGATGATTATATTTAACAGGAGGCGAAGCGCCAAAATTTGCAGGGTATACAGGAAGGACCTGGGTCCTGGGGTGGTCACCCAAATATGTAAGGATGAAGTTACAAAACCCCTTGAGCATGAGTCAACTCAACTGAACATTCCTATGAACTTTACAAATAACTTGACAGAATCAAAATAACAGGTCAGTATGACAATCCTTGCTAGAAACATCAGTTCAGTGGCATTCCCAAATCACTCCTTCAATCTGTAGAAACCAACGAAGAATGACGATAAAGATCACGTCGAATGAAAGTTAACTAAGATCAACAGTGGATTAGATCAGCACATCATTAGCAGATACTTGTGGCAGCTTTTGACTATATTTCATTTCTTCTGCCAACTAACTACATATAACATTCAGcagaaatttgaagttgaaacagTGCTTAGACGTATAATAAATTTACCTACCTTAAAGAGGAATTCCAAGACATTGGAGACCATGTGTTTAAGATAGAACTACTATACTAACAAGAAACTCAACCAAAAACAATAAGATGCATGACAAACATGAATCTAATTTCTACAAGATCCAAAGACGGTATGATAACGTGAACTAAATAGAAAGTTCACACAAACCCAAGATCACCATAGCAATTTGAGCCTTCATCTGCAATAAACTGCTGAAACACCACATTCGAATGGTGCTCTCCCAACTTCAAAGAAAAACAGTACAACAAGAATTTTGACAAATGGCGAATCAAGAGTCCTATAGAGCATCCCCATGTGGCTTTGTTGGTTTAGATCAGATTGAAGGAAATAGTTCATTGAGCACTCTCTTGTGACCACCCACCTACCCACCCAAACTAACAGAAAAAGCAATGAAGGAACACATGCAGGAAAAGAAACCAACATTTGAGACGACCCTTAACTTATGATTGCATTAGTCAGGTTCCATATACATATCTGGGCATTAGGAATACCTCATCTGCTAACTTTATAGCAAGGACAGGCGGGACTGGTTTCAAAAAATGAAGCAAACATAACATACTGATTACTGAATCGGCTGAGACTGCTCAAAGAAACAGTTCAACAGCCAAATAAGATACTAAAAGAAGTTTACTCACATCTACGATATATGCTACGATTTCCACCATAAGGATCGCGGTCATGAGACTGCAAGACAAACAAAAACAACGATCAGAAACCATGTGCCGATCTAAAACACAGAAACGTCGGTCTCTAGCATCTCAATCTTCATTtaatgttcaaaaaaaaaaggagaattgTCTATAAATACAACTCACAAAGGAGAAAAAATTAGGCTGAGGGTctgattaaaataaattaataataatgtatgTATGGTACTTTATCAAATACATTTAAGAAATTCTAGTTGAGCAACAAAGATAAATAGCTAGAGCTTATCATCCTTTACAAAATAGGTATCATCAAGATGTACTTCCCTGAGGAGTTAGTTTCCTGAGCTTAAGAACTTCTTGCAGGTGAATAATCAGGTTGTATAAACCACTTGAAGTAACTATGCAAAAGTAAACATGCTAATCAAGaacatgagaaaaaaattaaaaacataatgcTATTTAGGAACAAGCTTTCCATTTCTTAACCAGATAACATTATAAAAATCCTAGGTCATTGAGcagaatgaaattttatttttatttttttgagaattggTTACATCGAATGAAATTAAAAGATTATGTTAGTGTTAGTCTGGTTACATGCCATTTTTCCCAAGGAAAGCTATTGCATGCCATACTGAAAACTTTTTTTCCCCTCTAATTTATTTTCCGGAGGACTTGGATATGGCCCGCAGTTACTTTCATATAAAGAAGTTGCATCTCACCCACAATTGCAAATGTATTCTACAGAACGTCTGATTCAGGAACAGGGAGATAAACTACTATCCACTTGCAATATCAAGCAATGAATTATCCAAATAGAACACGCCCAGTTCTCAGGCTATTAAACTCAAAAGCACAGAACATACAACAGTAGCACAAAATTAGAGCATGACAAGAGTGGCAGATGTAATATAACTGGGGTTTCCAATGAACAACAAAATGTTTGCCATGAGAAATGATGAATCGTAACAATGATCACAGATCATTCAATATTCTGTACCTGAAAAGAATTCGGAAAGCTTTGGACCCCATAAACTGAACCTGATAAGACCCAAAAAGTAGACAACTTAACCAAAATAGACATACTCAATAAGGCATAAACTATTGTGAGTCGAAAATGATCTTAAAAACCATTTAGTTGCATGTTAAACTCACCTGGTGAATGGTCACTGCCAAGCTGGCCATAATAGGCAAAAGATGGTGTACCCAGAGGTCCACGACTATGTGGCAACATactaaatgaaaaaaagtaCAAAGTCAATATTACTGAGGTAAAGTATCTGCAAGACGTTATTCTACTTTATATGATAGCAGAAGACGTCCATTCACAACGACAGACAAACCTTCGGTTTGCAGTAGGGAAAGAGCTTTCTAAGTGCACTCTAGAAACTCCACTGGAATCCATACGGTGTGGATTATGTACCTGCAGAGGCAGAAGGAGGGTGCCTCAGAGATAAGTATATGTCTACATAAGAAGTGAAAGGGACATAAGGATATAAAAGCAGCATAAAGGCAACCAAATTCGCAACTTACTACAGCTGAAAACGGTCGCTTGCTTCCAGATAACGAGTACTGATGGTTAATACCTGAACCTTCTCGGACAAGAATAATAGAAAACAGATATCAATTATATACAacaggaagaaagaaaaagaagggaAGGGTGGGGTGGATCCGAAGTGCAGAGCTCTGGCAATGAATAAccattaaaaacataaaacatatacAACAAAGTAGAAAGCATAAGAACCATAAAAGATAAATACTCCTCTATCTCTTTTTCCTTACCAGATTACAGAACCCCCAAACTCCCATACCCACGATTGCACCATGGTTCTTTCATATTTTGTTCCCTTGGTGACTCCCAACTCCACCTGGGTAATCATTATTCTTgaactaaacatatatatttatattttttttctccctttgcgCCTTTTTCACTAAAGCCCACAACCCAACAGACCTTAGAACTTCTTTGCGCTTTTTGCTTTTGATAACACTGCTAGGCACTAATCGTTACTTTCAAGCTCctgctttctttcttttgttttaaaagaaaactgAGGTTCTAAAGTCCATTTTTTAGGACCCAATGGGCCAATGAAGTAGGAAAAACCATGGGAGATCAAAACTCAAATCCCAGCACCAATAGAAAATGCTGGGAGACCTCTTTCCATATAGCAAGTGTTGGTGGACAGAGTTACCCAGTACCTGTGTTGGCAGAAGGTAGCAAGCATAAGATAAAATACTAGTGTAGGTACACGCAAACCGACCCGAATAACCCCTTAATAAAAAGGGCCTCATTTTAGAGTTTTTCCCTTCAAGGAAATTCGCTTTAATTGGTAGCTTCTCACTGCTAGAGTAACTAAAGAAGCATTTGACCCTCTTCACCAAAATACCTTTAACTACTGAAGGACATATTAACCGACATCACTAAACCAATCTCTGACGAATAAATAAGAGAGGGGATAAAAGCATAATAAACTTCATGTCCAACATAAGATTGGATGGACACGTCTTCCAGCCTAGGGGTTCTACTTAGGAATAAAATTCCTTGTTCATGAGATCGTTCGGCACTTAGCTGTAGCATGGTCCCTTGCTGATGACATATTGCAGATTCTCATGCTTTTTAGaccttttcttttaccctaacaCACCATTGTATTCAAAGTAGCTTTCTATTCCCTTAATATCAACAGCAATAAGTTTAGGTGGTACAAAAGTATATGAACAAGTACATTACACTAACCTTTagcttaataaaaatataaagtacATTACAACTAGCAGAACATTTTAATGGAAAGCTAGGCAACAAATTATGTCTAATGACATGATGCAAAGGAAGAGAAAATGTTAGAAgtgaaatatatgaaattacCCATGTTCAAACCGGAATGGAGCTGACGAACTGGCCCTTGTTGTCTCAAGAGGTGCAGAAGTTCATTGGTTGTAGAAGAAGATCCTCCAACTCTGTGATCCTCATCATATCTTCTCATGTAGTTTACCTTTCTGCTGGGTTCATGCCTCTTCAAGATGGCTATAACCACGATAAAGGAATATCTCATTAAAGACGAGACTCACGAATGCTATAAGACACAATTGTTCTACTCCATAGGAGTCATGTTTGCTTAGAAGCAACCTCTTTCCGTAACAGAATTGACACAAGCAACAAAAGCCTTCATTTGTACTTGTGATTTCAATCCACTGTTGTAAATACTTCATTTGGTTTCCAACACTTAGtgttaatgatttttatatattttgattttgttacctcatctaaaaaaaactttaaaaaagcCTTTGAACATAGATTCTGACAGAAGATCCCAGCTTTAGCCAAATTTGATAATATTACAGTGTTACGGTGTCAATAACCTCCAATAACATGACAACCTCAAATTTATCTAAAgataaacaaaaaaggaaatgcTCTTAAAATGTAACTATATTCAAATATTATGTTAGTTTCTACCAAATTATTTCAACTAGTACTAATTTGCTGGAGCCCAATATGACATATTCACTTAACGCGATAATGTTTCAATGGGCTTAATTACTGCAACAAGATACCCAactctagtaaaaatatttGGTTAAAGGACAAGCAACAAGTTAAAAGGATTTTCCATcaggaaaagaaaagataatatTGAGGAAAAAGAATATTACTATGTTTCCTTGGGCCTCATTTTTTAGGTCTAAATTTTAGGTttaaatcttaatcattcaaaaCTCAATCATTAAGCGTGTTTTTTCGTTTATAACCACTTAATGACTTTGAATagatctgaatgattaagacctcaaaaaaaaaaaaaactcgatATTATTAAGATGCTAGTGAATCAAGGGTTTATGCAAAGAACGTATTTCATCACTACTCCATCCACTTTTATCACTAACCATTATTGCTGCCGCAAGCAACTATCAAGTATCAACTTCCAGTCTACCACCCACAACTACCATCTCAACCACAATCACCATCACTGTCAATCAACATAGTCAGCCGTCATCGCAACTAGCTACCATTTACAATCAACACACCATCCATCATGCACAACCCCACCATCTCAACCACAAATATCACTATCCCAAATCACCAGTCACTCGTCTCTGTCAGTAGCCACTATATACTATCATCAGCACAACCACAACCACCATGCTATTGGCATATATAGCCAACCACCGCTATCAATCACTACCACATCATCCTCAATTATATTGGTTGCCATTACCGACCACCAACATTAACCACTATTATCAACCATCATTACCATTACCTACCACCCAGAACCACCACAATCACCCAACTAACCCACCGCCATTTAGCATTATCAACAATCACTGCCACCTGCCACCCTAATAATTTATCTTTCTTACAGTTCGTTGATATAGTATTAGATGAACTGgttctttcttttcaattttatattcatgAAATTCAATAAAGTAAGATTCAAACattcaaatgttgaaaaaataaatgatctTAATTTTTAGTATTTGTAACCTCATACAACATCATATTCAGATGTTTATGAAGATTCAAATGTCTTAATCTTAATAAACAGAGTCATATCCACTTTTGCTGGTTGAAAATTTAAAGGTCAAAGGGTAGCAATTTAGAATGCTAGTAATTATCTAAGTAAAAGAATATgtattttacttaattggcgACTCATGAACATGTTTGAATTCCaacctacttcacataataatcaagcAAGAAAGAGCACGCCATGAAAAGTTGTTATCTGGGTCTGAAGAGGATcattgagagagagagagagaaataaaaggGCTTCAGAATGAGTAGAAATGAATTTTGAGCAGCTGAGAAGTAGTTTCTGAtcccttatttatttttggtgcaCCAATGTAGTCCCGGGATGAATAGATGATTGGGGGCTTTTTCTTTGTGAACTATATCATTTTGTAGGCTCTTCAAACTTTTGGGTGTAGTTATTGTTAATGGCTAATTTTGACTTCCTTTTATGAGATTAAGTTGTTTACCTGATCAGAAAAAGTAATAATCAAGCAATTCATTCCCCAAGAatctcttctctcttttcttacaaaaaaataagGATCAACCAAGGTTTTATGCCACAAAGCAAACAATTTTATACCAAACTATCATCAGATTGACAAATATAGGTTTCAAAAAACTCACAATGGTCCTGTATTTTCTTCTCCTCCGGAGGTTCCCTTCTAGTAGGAAGGGTTACACATTTAGTTTGCTTACTCTTTGGCATGGGTTTAGCAAGAGATACCTTAATGCTTACCTAAAATATAATCAACATTGAAGATAATCATAAGCAAAGCAACTTTTGCAATTACTTAATGGTAAATTATAGAAACAATGTGAAACCTTGGATCCGCTGTCATTAGCTGGTTCATGACTGAATCCTTCAATGCACGCAAGAGCAGACTCGCGGCTTATATAATTGACGAAGGCAAAATCTTTTCTCCTTGAGGAAGGAAGATCTTTTGCAAGAACAACACTCTCAATTTCACCAAATTTGCCAAAGTAGTCTCGCACTTTTTCTTCAATCCATGAGGAAGGTAAATATTCAGCATAAACTGATTTAACCTTGACAAAGGTGAAGCAATTAAGtactttaatcaaataaaagttGTATTATAGATGAAGATTGTTAGTCAGAAAGGTTagggaaagaagaagaaacaaaatagAGTATTAAGGCCTCTTTTCTCATGCACCGCTTAGCATTTACTTCAGGTAAATAACTCAATAAGCATCAATATATTAATTCCAAAACCTTTCATCACAACTGACCTTTAGCAGTTCTTCTTCATTTGGCTCAATTAAAGGCTGTGCCCATGCAACTTTTACGTTCATGTGTTTCCCAAAAGCATCCTTCTTTTGGAGTTTACTGAAAGCAATCTGAGCTTCTTTACTTGTTTCAAGTTCAACAAATGCAAACCCTCGATTCTGCTCGATGTTGTTAGGATTAGCCATAACTGTGACCTTATCGATATTTTCAATTCCAGCCTTCTTCAGTAGATCAATCACCTGTCCAGAAATGAACTCTTTGAAGTCATTTAACCCAGGGAATTACAACAATCAGCAGCAAACAGTAAAGCTTAACAGTAAAGCTTACATCTTCAGTCTTCCATTTCTTGTCAATATTACCCAGGTATATTGTGTCATTACCCTCAGCAAGGGATACACGACATTGCTTCCCAGATATCTAGgtttcaaaatcaaataaatgcATTAGTCCACCGCATACATCAGCTTAGTGCAGAAACTGCAATTATCTATCCAGCATGACTACACCAGTAAACTTAgctaaaatatattattctccATGCCTTAAATTTAGGGtgtaatatgaaaattaaatgaagaatACACCACCAACAGCATGATTATTCCTCATAGCATAGTGTTTATTACTTGTACGGATACAGCAACTAGTAAGAAATGTCCATACCACTTATcgacaaagaaaaaaagagagtattTGTAGCCATATCCATTTCAAGCTAGGTATCCAAAAATGAGTTCAAATAACCTACTTCCCAATATCATAGACCTATTTCTAACCTATATTAGAGTATGCAAATTTGTTACATAAGCTTCCAGCAAATTTTTGATGCACAGAGAtcaattaaaacttaaaatattctATAGGATCCAGAAAATTGATAGTCTGTCAAAAAATCAATATGAATCTTGCCACATACTTATTTTATTAGCTGTACGTGTAGACAAACAACCGACCAACTAACTGCACTACTTAAACAAACCTTTGTTCTACTTAGGAGACTACAGGTAGCAATTCCAAATGACATTACCTCAACTTTGGAATATCTTTCTACAGCCTTCTTTGCATCAGCAGCAGAAGCATACCGGAGGAAAGCAAACCCCTTGTTCTTTCCTGTTTCACGATTTATCAACAATCTTACATCCACAACCTCACCAACCTCACCAAAGATACTCCTAATATCCTCTTCCTTTGACTCCTTGCCTAATCCCCCAATGAAAATCTCTGTCCTCCGCCTCTTTTTCCGTTCTAATGCCTCCATTTCCCCACTCAATAGAATTCCTTCATTCAACCTCAGACTAGTATCCACAGCTTCCTTTGTCTCCTCTCTGCCTTGACCGCACCCTTCCTCTACCAACTGAACCAAATTTTGATCCTTACTCGAATCCACATTATCACTAGTAGAAACATTAAGACTATTTTTTTCTGAATCAAGAACTACAATTTGTGTTTCAAGGGAATCCATATTATCATTCTCAACAATACTATCTTTGCATTCCAACATGCAAGCCTCTAATGTGTTTTCAGTTGCACCAAACTCACTAACACACTCAGCCTTCTCAACTTCCATCGGATGTAAACTATGTTTCTTTGACTCCTCATTTTCAGCTGAAACATCCTTACAAGATTCTAGGTTTTCAGTTTCTGGAGGACTAGGTTTAGATTTTTCAACGCCTGCTGAATCCATAATAGTTTCTGCATCCCCATTGTTGCTACCTTTCACcaattcttcctttttcccccTTTTCCTGGCAACAAGTTTGGGGACTTTCTTCTTCACTATCTTCTTGACAATCTTTACTGGACGAAGATTACCTTTTTCTGAATCAAGAACTGTGTTTCCTGTCTCGGGTAAACCTATATTGTCCTTGGCACCTTTATTTTCTGAAATGGGAAGCTGTAATTTACCTTCGTTTACACTAACCTCAGAGTCCATCATTCTATCCTTTCCTAAGATACCCTCAGCAGCATTAGTACCTTTCCCAACTTCTACTGGATGAAATGTGCCCTTCTCAAAGTCACCACCCTCACTAACTGTAGCAGCATTACAAGGCTCTACATATACAGTTTCTAGTTCAATTGTGCCTCGAGAGTTAGCTTTTTCAACATCTAATGAATCCAAAACAGTTTCTGCGTCAGCAATTTCCCTGCCTTTTTCTGATTCCTCAGTCTTTCTACTGTTCTTTGCAACGGATTTGGGCACTTTCTTCTTTACAATCTTCTTGACAATCTTTACTGAACGGAGATTACCTTTTTCTGAATCAACAACTACATTTCCTGTCTCAGGGGAACCTCCTAGATTATCCTTTGCATCATTACATTCCAAAATTGGAAGCTCCAACTTATCGTTAGCTACAGTAACCTCACAGTCCTTCATTCCATCCTTTCCTAGCATAACCTCAACAGCAATAATACCTTCCTCAACTTCTTTTGGCTGAAAATTGTCCTTCTCCGAGTTACCACCCTCACCAACTGTAGCAGCACTACTAAACTCTAAACATACAGTTTCTGGTTCAATTGTGCCTCGAGAGCTAGCTTTCTCAACATCAAATGAATCCAAAACAGTTTCTGCGTGGCCTTTTTCTGATTCGTCTGTCATTTTACTGTTCTTTGCAACAGATTTGGGCACTTTCCTCTTGATAATCTTCTTAACAATCTTTACTGTCTTTTTCACCACTTTTTTCTTACCACTCTGCCCTACTTTCTGCTCCCCAACAGCTTTAATTTCCACTGTTTTTGGCGGCGTGCCTTGGTCAGCTTCGTTCAACTCAACTCCGGTTTCCCCAGTGTTTGTTTCTGGAACTTGGAAGCTCAGAGATTGCTCCGGATGCTCACTGATTTTAGAATTTGTAGAGTAGGTCATCAAGGGAGAGGATTGATTATCTTTTTGAGGCGATGGGGAATCGGTCACGGCGGTGGACGTGGATGGAGGCGGAGAAGGTTTCCGGCCGGCGGATTCGAGAGCAGATTTTCTGGCCGTCGATCTGGTGCGGCCCCACCGCGACGCGGAGGAAGCTTTCGGCGGCATTGTAGAAACAGGGGAAGGGGAGAAGTCACTTTTTACCGTACAGGCGAAATTTAACCAAAACACTCGTTATAT
Proteins encoded:
- the LOC107002200 gene encoding uncharacterized protein LOC107002200 isoform X2 gives rise to the protein MPPKASSASRWGRTRSTARKSALESAGRKPSPPPSTSTAVTDSPSPQKDNQSSPLMTYSTNSKISEHPEQSLSFQVPETNTGETGVELNEADQGTPPKTVEIKAVGEQKVGQSGKKKVVKKTVKIVKKIIKRKVPKSVAKNSKMTDESEKGHAETVLDSFDVEKASSRGTIEPETVCLEFSSAATVGEGGNSEKDNFQPKEVEEGIIAVEVMLGKDGMKDCEVTVANDKLELPILECNDAKDNLGGSPETGNVVVDSEKGNLRSVKIVKKIVKKKVPKSVAKNSRKTEESEKGREIADAETVLDSLDVEKANSRGTIELETVYVEPCNAATVSEGGDFEKGTFHPVEVGKGTNAAEGILGKDRMMDSEVSVNEGKLQLPISENKGAKDNIGLPETGNTVLDSEKGNLRPVKIVKKIVKKKVPKLVARKRGKKEELVKGSNNGDAETIMDSAGVEKSKPSPPETENLESCKDVSAENEESKKHSLHPMEVEKAECVSEFGATENTLEACMLECKDSIVENDNMDSLETQIVVLDSEKNSLNVSTSDNVDSSKDQNLVQLVEEGCGQGREETKEAVDTSLRLNEGILLSGEMEALERKKRRRTEIFIGGLGKESKEEDIRSIFGEVGEVVDVRLLINRETGKNKGFAFLRYASAADAKKAVERYSKVEISGKQCRVSLAEGNDTIYLGNIDKKWKTEDVIDLLKKAGIENIDKVTVMANPNNIEQNRGFAFVELETSKEAQIAFSKLQKKDAFGKHMNVKVAWAQPLIEPNEEELLKVKSVYAEYLPSSWIEEKVRDYFGKFGEIESVVLAKDLPSSRRKDFAFVNYISRESALACIEGFSHEPANDSGSKVSIKVSLAKPMPKSKQTKCVTLPTRREPPEEKKIQDHSILKRHEPSRKVNYMRRYDEDHRVGGSSSTTNELLHLLRQQGPVRQLHSGLNMGINHQYSLSGSKRPFSAVVHNPHRMDSSGVSRVHLESSFPTANRSMLPHSRGPLGTPSFAYYGQLGSDHSPGSVYGVQSFPNSFQSHDRDPYGGNRSIYRRY
- the LOC107002200 gene encoding uncharacterized protein LOC107002200 isoform X1 — its product is MPPKASSASRWGRTRSTARKSALESAGRKPSPPPSTSTAVTDSPSPQKDNQSSPLMTYSTNSKISEHPEQSLSFQVPETNTGETGVELNEADQGTPPKTVEIKAVGEQKVGQSGKKKVVKKTVKIVKKIIKRKVPKSVAKNSKMTDESEKGHAETVLDSFDVEKASSRGTIEPETVCLEFSSAATVGEGGNSEKDNFQPKEVEEGIIAVEVMLGKDGMKDCEVTVANDKLELPILECNDAKDNLGGSPETGNVVVDSEKGNLRSVKIVKKIVKKKVPKSVAKNSRKTEESEKGREIADAETVLDSLDVEKANSRGTIELETVYVEPCNAATVSEGGDFEKGTFHPVEVGKGTNAAEGILGKDRMMDSEVSVNEGKLQLPISENKGAKDNIGLPETGNTVLDSEKGNLRPVKIVKKIVKKKVPKLVARKRGKKEELVKGSNNGDAETIMDSAGVEKSKPSPPETENLESCKDVSAENEESKKHSLHPMEVEKAECVSEFGATENTLEACMLECKDSIVENDNMDSLETQIVVLDSEKNSLNVSTSDNVDSSKDQNLVQLVEEGCGQGREETKEAVDTSLRLNEGILLSGEMEALERKKRRRTEIFIGGLGKESKEEDIRSIFGEVGEVVDVRLLINRETGKNKGFAFLRYASAADAKKAVERYSKVEISGKQCRVSLAEGNDTIYLGNIDKKWKTEDVIDLLKKAGIENIDKVTVMANPNNIEQNRGFAFVELETSKEAQIAFSKLQKKDAFGKHMNVKVAWAQPLIEPNEEELLKVKSVYAEYLPSSWIEEKVRDYFGKFGEIESVVLAKDLPSSRRKDFAFVNYISRESALACIEGFSHEPANDSGSKVSIKVSLAKPMPKSKQTKCVTLPTRREPPEEKKIQDHSILKRHEPSRKVNYMRRYDEDHRVGGSSSTTNELLHLLRQQGPVRQLHSGLNMGSGINHQYSLSGSKRPFSAVVHNPHRMDSSGVSRVHLESSFPTANRSMLPHSRGPLGTPSFAYYGQLGSDHSPGSVYGVQSFPNSFQSHDRDPYGGNRSIYRRY
- the LOC107002200 gene encoding uncharacterized protein LOC107002200 isoform X3, with product MPPKASSASRWGRTRSTARKSALESAGRKPSPPPSTSTAVTDSPSPQKDNQSSPLMTYSTNSKISEHPEQSLSFQVPETNTGETGVELNEADQGTPPKTVEIKAVGEQKVGQSGKKKVVKKTVKIVKKIIKRKVPKSVAKNSKMTDESEKGHAETVLDSFDVEKASSRGTIEPETVCLEFSSAATVGEGGNSEKDNFQPKEVEEGIIAVEVMLGKDGMKDCEVTVANDKLELPILECNDAKDNLGGSPETGNVVVDSEKGNLRSVKIVKKIVKKKVPKSVAKNSRKTEESEKGREIADAETVLDSLDVEKANSRGTIELETVYVEPCNAATVSEGGDFEKGTFHPVEVGKGTNAAEGILGKDRMMDSEVSVNEGKLQLPISENKGAKDNIGLPETGNTVLDSEKGNLRPVKIVKKIVKKKVPKLVARKRGKKEELVKGSNNGDAETIMDSAGVEKSKPSPPETENLESCKDVSAENEESKKHSLHPMEVEKAECVSEFGATENTLEACMLECKDSIVENDNMDSLETQIVVLDSEKNSLNVSTSDNVDSSKDQNLVQLVEEGCGQGREETKEAVDTSLRLNEGILLSGEMEALERKKRRRTEIFIGGLGKESKEEDIRSIFGEVGEVVDVRLLINRETGKNKGFAFLRYASAADAKKAVERYSKVEISGKQCRVSLAEGNDTIYLGNIDKKWKTEDVIDLLKKAGIENIDKVTVMANPNNIEQNRGFAFVELETSKEAQIAFSKLQKKDAFGKHMNVKVAWAQPLIEPNEEELLKVKSVYAEYLPSSWIEEKVRDYFGKFGEIESVVLAKDLPSSRRKDFAFVNYISRESALACIEGFSHEPANDSGSKVSIKVSLAKPMPKSKQTKCVTLPTRREPPEEKKIQDHSILKRHEPSRKVNYMRRYDEDHRVGGSSSTTNELLHLLRQQGPVRQLHSGLNMGSGINHQYSLSGSKRPFSAVVHNPHRMDSSGVSRVHLESSFPTANRSMLPHSRGPLGTPSFAYYGQLGSDHSPGSVYGVQSFPNSFQLLQVVYTT